A DNA window from Trichosurus vulpecula isolate mTriVul1 chromosome 2, mTriVul1.pri, whole genome shotgun sequence contains the following coding sequences:
- the LOC118836359 gene encoding LOW QUALITY PROTEIN: carcinoembryonic antigen-related cell adhesion molecule 8-like (The sequence of the model RefSeq protein was modified relative to this genomic sequence to represent the inferred CDS: substituted 1 base at 1 genomic stop codon), producing the protein MNQHTGLSLGAFPRNGPWKGLLLTAFFLSSQLQLTPGQLTITPVPSQPMEGENITLLVQGLIEEDLMSFNWFRGSETDLAXQILTFVVISGTQSTGQAHTGRETAGADGSLYISSARVNDSGTYTLRKLLILSGTVLSKVFSIYVPVYENLTQPSVMANNSAPVENMDSVTLSCITPGKDAIIQWYINKELFLGGSQAELSSDQRSLTIPRVTRDHGGPYQCEVKNPVTTSISSPFLLDVTYGPDAPTVTTTEPDAIFIGSQLTLSCFATLNPAAQYGWIFNGTTGPSGQQFSIAAVSLDNSGLYTCEASNALSGRHSTADVEISVSGEWASELPTLIIRSQSLTLPVLDRGLIMMLAAIYTVCAGMYTCEAFNTITHHRSTAWARIQVSEAANQGTNQALRGRSIPSGGIAGITVGILVGVILTGTLGYFVGVMKSQIRNAVEVIAASSDIFGCKSANVSFTAPPPMPTSYS; encoded by the exons ATGAACCAACACACGGGGCTTTCTTTGGGAGCCTTTCCGAGGAATGGGCCCTGGAAAGGGCTTTTGCTCACAG CATTCTTTCTAAGTTCTCAGCTCCAGCTGACACCTGGCCAACTGACCATCACCCCCGTCCCGTCCCAACCCATGGAAGGGGAAAACATCACCCTCTTGGTCCAGGGCTTGATAGAAGAGGATCTCATGTCCTTCAACTGGTTCCGAGGGAGTGAAACAGACCTGGCTTAGCAGATCCTCACTTTCGTAGTCATCTCTGGCACCCAGTCAACGGGGCAGGCACACACTGGGCGAGAGACGGCAGGAGCAGATGGCTCCCTGTATATTTCCAGCGCCCGAGTCAATGATTCTGGGACCTACACTCTTCGCAAGCTCCTCATTCTGTCAGGCACCGTGTTGAGCAAGGTGTTTAGCATCTACGTGCCTGTCTATG aGAATCTGACCCAACCCAGTGTAATGGCCAACAATTCAGCACCGGTAGAGAATAtggactctgtgaccctgagctgCATCACTCCAGGCAAGGATGCAATTATACAATGGTACATTAACAAAGAACTCTTTCTGGGTGGCAGCCAGGCAGAGCTGTCGTCTGATCAGAGGAGTCTCACTATCCCCAGGGTGACCCGAGATCATGGGGGGCCCTATCAGTGTGAAGTCAAGAATCCAGTCACCACCAGCATCAGCAGCCCATTTCTCCTGGATGTCACTT atggccctgatGCCCCCACAGTAACCACCACGGAACCAGATGCCATCTTTATTGGATCCCAGCTCACCCTTTCCTGCTTTGCTACCTTAAACCCAGCTGCCCAATATGGATGGATTTTCAATGGCACCACAGGGCCTTCTGGCCAACAATTCTCCATTGCTGCTGTCTCTTTGGATAACTCGGGTCTGTACACCTGTGAGGCATCAAATGCCCTCTCAGGACGCCACAGCACAGCGGACGTGGAAATCTCTGTTTCTGGTGAGTGGGCCTCAGAGCTCCCAACTCTCATCATCAGGTCACAGAGTCTGACATTACCCGTGTTGGACCGGGGACTAATAATGATGCTGGCTGCCATTTATACAGTGTG TGCAGGCATGTACACCTGCGAGGCCTTCAACACTATCACCCATCACCGAAGCACAGCCTGGGCAAGGATCCAGGTGTCAG AAGCTGCTAATCAAGGCACTAACCAAGCACTCCGTGGAAGGTCCATCCCCAGTGGGGGTATTGCAGGAATTACAGTGGGCATTCTGGTTGGGGTGATTCTGACAGGAACACTTGGCTACTTTGTTGGCGTCATGAAGTCCCAG ATCAGAAATGCTGTGGAAGTCATTGCAGCAAG ctcagacattttTGGTTGTAAGTCTGCCAATGTTTCCTTCACGGCACCCCCACCAATGCCCACTTCCTATTCATAA